From the genome of Geothrix sp. 21YS21S-4, one region includes:
- a CDS encoding sulfite exporter TauE/SafE family protein: MILMTVSIFLIAIFAGTAGAMLGLGGGIIIVPVLTLIFGVSMRTAVAASTVSIIATSTGAAVAYLQDRLSNVRVAMWLEMGTATGALTGALVAGFVNQRLLFLLFGGLLAYSGWNMFRTRSAELLRDVVPDRVSKALRLGGSYHDQVLNRQVDYEVTRSIPGLIIMYFSGAAAGLLGIGAGIFKVPAMDQVMGLPFKVSTATSNFMIGVTAASGAVVYFVRGDVDPLITGPVVLGVLLGALIGARLMVRLKAATVRKLFIPLVAYTAVVMIYKGLVRP; encoded by the coding sequence ATGATCCTGATGACCGTCAGCATCTTCCTCATCGCCATCTTCGCCGGCACGGCCGGCGCGATGCTGGGCCTGGGGGGCGGCATCATCATCGTGCCCGTCCTGACGCTCATCTTCGGCGTCTCCATGCGCACCGCCGTCGCCGCGTCGACCGTCTCCATCATCGCCACGTCCACGGGGGCCGCGGTGGCCTACCTCCAGGACCGCCTGTCGAACGTGCGGGTGGCCATGTGGCTGGAGATGGGCACCGCCACCGGGGCCCTCACGGGCGCGCTGGTCGCTGGCTTCGTCAACCAACGGCTGCTGTTCCTCCTGTTCGGCGGCCTGCTCGCCTATTCGGGCTGGAACATGTTCCGGACGCGCAGCGCCGAGCTGCTCCGGGACGTGGTGCCCGACCGGGTTTCGAAGGCCCTGCGACTGGGCGGGTCGTACCACGACCAGGTGCTCAACCGGCAGGTGGACTACGAGGTCACGCGGAGCATCCCGGGCCTGATCATCATGTACTTCTCGGGGGCCGCCGCCGGCCTCCTGGGGATCGGCGCGGGCATCTTCAAGGTGCCGGCCATGGACCAGGTAATGGGCCTGCCCTTTAAGGTCTCCACCGCCACTTCCAACTTCATGATCGGCGTGACGGCGGCTTCGGGCGCGGTGGTCTACTTCGTCCGTGGCGACGTGGATCCGCTGATCACGGGGCCCGTCGTGCTCGGCGTCCTTCTCGGCGCCCTGATCGGCGCGCGGCTGATGGTCCGGCTGAAGGCGGCCACCGTGCGCAAGCTCTTCATTCCCCTGGTGGCCTATACGGCCGTCGTGATGATCTACAAAGGTCTGGTGCGCCCATGA
- a CDS encoding HlyD family secretion protein: MNLLGNRKRLYGIALTLVALGVAAGTYTAFHVSDLNLVGTVDAHQVLVSPQVTGRVEKLFVGEGQEVQAGELIALLEGRELAAAHDSSSAQAGSLESQLQAAQASALSTLGEVTSGVANAGAALDMAVASSAEAAANRKRQEGLTQRTIALARQGAMSLQDQETAQQSLEALQARERSAEKAVEQAKAALQAAKSREFQAQAARRTVTSVEGQLRSARAVTSESEARLGYTRLHAPVSGRISTVVVREGEVVSAGAPVVALVDLSQTWVYVSLPETEADHVKVGDVLAVRMPGGSRIDGRVIAKATEAEFATQRDVSSEKRDIRCIRLKLLIPNPGGRFVPGMTAEAVIPASMRRRG, from the coding sequence ATGAATCTGCTTGGCAACAGGAAGCGTCTGTACGGAATCGCCCTCACCCTTGTCGCGCTTGGTGTCGCGGCAGGCACGTATACGGCGTTCCACGTCTCGGATCTGAACCTGGTCGGCACCGTGGACGCCCACCAGGTGCTGGTGAGTCCCCAAGTCACGGGCCGGGTCGAGAAGCTGTTCGTGGGAGAGGGCCAGGAAGTTCAGGCGGGCGAGCTGATCGCCCTCCTGGAAGGCCGCGAGTTGGCTGCGGCCCACGATTCCAGCAGCGCCCAGGCGGGAAGCCTCGAAAGCCAGTTGCAGGCGGCCCAGGCTTCGGCCCTGAGCACCCTGGGGGAAGTCACCAGCGGCGTGGCCAATGCCGGGGCCGCCCTGGACATGGCCGTGGCTTCCTCCGCGGAAGCCGCCGCGAACCGGAAACGCCAGGAGGGCCTCACGCAACGCACAATCGCCCTCGCTCGGCAGGGGGCGATGTCGCTCCAGGACCAGGAGACCGCGCAGCAGAGCCTGGAAGCCCTTCAGGCCCGCGAGCGGTCCGCGGAGAAGGCCGTGGAACAGGCCAAGGCCGCCCTCCAGGCCGCGAAATCGCGGGAGTTCCAGGCCCAGGCGGCCAGGCGGACCGTGACCTCGGTGGAAGGCCAACTGCGGTCGGCCCGGGCCGTGACTTCCGAATCGGAGGCCAGGTTGGGCTACACGCGGCTCCACGCCCCCGTGAGCGGACGGATCTCGACCGTGGTGGTCCGCGAAGGCGAAGTGGTCTCGGCGGGCGCTCCGGTGGTCGCGCTCGTGGACCTCAGCCAGACCTGGGTCTACGTCTCCCTTCCCGAGACCGAAGCCGACCACGTGAAGGTCGGCGACGTGCTGGCGGTGCGGATGCCGGGCGGGTCGCGCATCGACGGGCGCGTGATCGCCAAGGCGACGGAAGCGGAGTTCGCGACCCAGCGGGATGTGAGCAGCGAGAAACGGGACATCCGCTGCATCCGCCTCAAGCTCCTCATTCCCAACCCGGGCGGCCGGTTCGTCCCCGGCATGACCGCGGAAGCGGTGATTCCGGCCTCGATGCGGAGGCGGGGATGA
- a CDS encoding PLP-dependent aminotransferase family protein: MLLRLRETGKEPKGRQIVAQIRRLIQRGHLKAGERLPSTRRLAEQLGLHRGTVASAYQELWALGWLDLRPGVQPRVRLREALVESCREEGGAFPWTERLALPLRLRIPAAQRPLDAGTISFLDFSMDPRLMPVEPFARSLRAVVRREGTEALSYGDPQGQPGLRACLAQRLGQHGVRIRPEEVLITHGAQQALDLALRGLARPGDAVVVESPTYNQMLSLLELHGLRALAMPEGPRGVDLPALETLIQKERPVLLYLMPSFQNPTGRCLDQAARETLLALCEQQALPILEDGFTEEMKYFGRPILPMKSMDRTGLVLYAGTFSKVLFPGLRLGWLAGARPCVEALAAIRRTGELGPSPLLQDALEDFLRKGHYDQHLARLHRRFRRRMETAHAALRRELDPAHVSWEAPSGGYLLWLEVRGLPDGFDLEGRLRRFGVAVRGGDAFFPEPPKGRHFLRLSISNLDEEEIAEGVARLGRGLRALLAEAGS; the protein is encoded by the coding sequence ATGCTGCTGCGTCTGCGCGAGACCGGAAAGGAGCCCAAAGGACGCCAGATCGTGGCGCAGATCCGGCGGCTCATCCAGCGGGGGCATCTGAAGGCCGGCGAACGGCTGCCGTCGACGCGCCGGCTGGCGGAACAGCTCGGCCTGCACCGCGGCACCGTGGCCTCCGCCTACCAGGAACTGTGGGCCCTGGGTTGGCTAGATCTCCGCCCGGGCGTTCAGCCGCGGGTGCGCCTCCGCGAGGCATTGGTGGAGTCGTGCCGCGAGGAAGGGGGCGCCTTTCCCTGGACGGAGCGCCTGGCTTTGCCGCTCCGCCTACGGATTCCGGCAGCCCAGCGCCCCCTGGATGCTGGCACGATCTCCTTCCTCGATTTCAGCATGGACCCGCGCCTGATGCCGGTGGAGCCCTTCGCCCGCTCCCTCCGGGCCGTGGTCCGGCGCGAGGGAACCGAGGCTCTGTCCTATGGCGACCCTCAGGGGCAGCCGGGGCTGCGGGCTTGCCTGGCTCAGCGCCTCGGGCAGCACGGGGTGCGGATACGACCCGAGGAGGTGCTCATCACCCACGGGGCTCAGCAGGCTTTGGATCTGGCGCTGCGGGGTCTGGCGCGGCCCGGGGACGCGGTGGTGGTGGAGTCCCCCACCTACAACCAGATGCTCAGCCTTCTGGAATTGCACGGCCTCCGCGCCCTGGCGATGCCGGAAGGGCCCCGCGGCGTGGATCTTCCGGCGCTGGAGACCCTGATTCAGAAGGAGCGGCCCGTTCTGCTGTACCTCATGCCCAGCTTTCAGAATCCCACGGGCCGATGTCTGGACCAGGCCGCCCGCGAGACGCTGCTGGCCCTCTGCGAGCAGCAGGCGCTTCCCATCCTGGAGGACGGCTTCACCGAGGAGATGAAGTACTTCGGGCGGCCCATCCTGCCCATGAAATCCATGGATCGGACTGGCCTGGTGCTCTACGCAGGCACCTTCTCGAAGGTGCTTTTTCCGGGCCTCCGCCTGGGCTGGCTGGCGGGAGCTCGCCCCTGCGTGGAGGCCCTGGCGGCGATCCGGCGCACGGGCGAACTGGGGCCTTCGCCGCTGCTGCAGGATGCCCTGGAGGACTTCCTGCGGAAGGGGCACTACGACCAGCATCTGGCCCGGCTCCACCGGCGGTTCCGCCGGCGGATGGAAACGGCCCACGCCGCATTGCGGCGGGAACTGGATCCGGCCCATGTGTCCTGGGAGGCGCCCAGCGGCGGCTACCTTCTCTGGCTGGAGGTGCGCGGGCTTCCCGATGGTTTCGACCTGGAGGGCCGGCTCCGGCGCTTCGGCGTGGCGGTCCGCGGCGGGGACGCCTTCTTTCCGGAGCCGCCGAAAGGCCGTCACTTCCTCCGCCTCTCCATCTCCAACCTCGACGAGGAGGAGATCGCCGAGGGCGTGGCTCGCCTGGGCCGCGGCCTGCGGGCCCTGCTGGCGGAGGCCGGGAGCTGA
- a CDS encoding ABC transporter permease has product MMGMLAIAERELRKFFHSPVLLYVALLGPLIQLLLMGNAFGGKVVKCPVGIVDLDRGSQSVRLRTALQSVSVNADTFRTTDIENEEVAQRAVATGKLKAAIIIPAQFSARTLKGDAPRLGLVIDNSDAFVSAALGQKMQEVVTALNAPAFAPRLSSEITLDTVEVFPYIRYIRFLLPGIISLSIFVSVMIGGGMLYNEDRMRGVHEGFLVTPIRSIDMVGGMVLAGTVKASICGLLVAIFGSALDGVNLLLHPLSLAWVVLLILTAGFAFNALMFLLMGQLDDPMTPKVLSGLLNTLLYFSSGAIYPLEAFPGWLRLISRINPMTYAVHGLRAVLLRHVGLATVGLDVLVLALIGTGALHLAARTFRRTL; this is encoded by the coding sequence ATGATGGGCATGCTCGCCATCGCGGAGCGGGAGCTCCGCAAGTTCTTCCATTCGCCGGTGCTACTCTACGTCGCGCTTCTGGGCCCGCTGATTCAGCTCCTCCTGATGGGCAACGCCTTCGGGGGAAAGGTCGTCAAGTGCCCCGTCGGGATCGTGGACCTGGACCGGGGGAGCCAGTCCGTCCGACTCAGGACGGCGCTGCAATCCGTCTCCGTCAACGCCGACACGTTCCGGACGACGGACATCGAAAACGAGGAGGTCGCCCAACGGGCAGTGGCGACCGGAAAGCTGAAAGCCGCCATCATCATCCCCGCCCAATTCAGCGCGCGGACCCTGAAGGGGGACGCCCCGCGGCTCGGGCTCGTCATCGACAACAGCGACGCCTTCGTGAGCGCGGCCCTCGGCCAGAAGATGCAGGAGGTCGTCACCGCCCTGAATGCGCCGGCTTTCGCGCCGCGGCTGTCCTCCGAGATCACCCTCGACACCGTGGAGGTCTTTCCCTACATCCGCTACATCCGGTTCCTGCTGCCGGGGATCATCTCCCTGTCGATCTTCGTGTCCGTGATGATCGGCGGCGGAATGCTCTACAACGAGGACCGGATGCGGGGCGTGCACGAAGGATTCCTGGTGACGCCTATCCGCAGCATCGACATGGTCGGCGGGATGGTGCTCGCGGGCACGGTGAAAGCGAGCATCTGCGGGCTGCTGGTCGCCATCTTCGGCTCCGCCCTGGACGGCGTGAACCTGCTGCTCCATCCCCTCTCGCTGGCGTGGGTGGTGCTGCTGATCCTGACCGCCGGTTTCGCGTTCAATGCGCTCATGTTCCTGCTGATGGGCCAACTCGACGATCCGATGACGCCCAAGGTGCTCTCGGGCCTGCTCAACACGCTGCTGTACTTCTCGAGCGGAGCCATCTATCCGCTGGAGGCCTTTCCGGGCTGGCTTCGCCTGATTTCCCGCATCAACCCCATGACCTACGCCGTCCACGGGCTTCGCGCGGTGCTGCTCAGGCACGTGGGCCTGGCCACCGTGGGCTTGGATGTCCTCGTCCTGGCGCTGATCGGAACGGGAGCGCTGCACCTCGCCGCCCGCACCTTCCGGAGAACGCTCTGA
- a CDS encoding ABC transporter ATP-binding protein — protein MTSVDPGSIHVNHVVKRFGGFEAVKGVSFHVNPGEVLGLLGPNGAGKSTLIRMMTALMPLTAGEVLIDGHSVTAAPDAVRKSIGVLPQAMTSDTDLTVEENLSIYAKLYGVGSAPRKKNIEELLEAVDLVPKRKAMVKTLSGGMRRRMEIARGLIHSPKVFFLDEPTTGLDPVSRVRVWELLKRLNQERGITMLLTTHYMDEADFLCGRIAIVDQGTLVALDTANNLKKSVPGGTLVEVAFKSAPPQWLSELGRLPEIQDLRQLEDATFQLRARNGSKTITDLLDLSLRSGVELASIAVKPTTLDDVFVHFTGHVIADKGQGASHGRRKEGP, from the coding sequence ATGACTTCCGTCGATCCCGGTTCCATTCACGTGAACCACGTGGTGAAGCGCTTCGGGGGGTTCGAGGCCGTCAAGGGCGTGAGCTTCCACGTGAACCCCGGAGAGGTGCTGGGGTTGCTTGGCCCCAACGGCGCGGGCAAGAGCACCCTGATCCGGATGATGACAGCGCTGATGCCCCTCACGGCAGGCGAGGTCCTCATCGACGGGCACAGCGTCACCGCCGCTCCCGACGCCGTCAGGAAGAGCATCGGCGTGCTCCCCCAGGCGATGACCAGCGACACCGATCTCACCGTGGAGGAGAACCTCTCCATCTACGCGAAGCTGTACGGCGTCGGGAGCGCCCCCCGGAAGAAAAACATCGAGGAGCTGCTCGAGGCCGTCGACCTGGTGCCCAAGCGCAAGGCCATGGTGAAGACGCTGTCGGGAGGCATGCGCCGCCGCATGGAGATCGCCCGGGGACTGATCCACAGCCCCAAGGTCTTCTTCCTCGACGAGCCCACCACCGGCCTGGATCCCGTGTCGCGCGTGCGCGTCTGGGAACTCCTCAAGCGGCTCAATCAGGAGCGCGGCATCACCATGCTCCTGACCACCCACTACATGGACGAGGCGGACTTCCTCTGCGGTCGGATCGCCATCGTGGACCAGGGAACGCTCGTGGCGCTGGATACGGCGAACAACCTCAAAAAGAGCGTCCCCGGCGGAACGCTCGTGGAAGTGGCGTTCAAATCCGCGCCGCCGCAGTGGCTGTCGGAGTTGGGGAGGCTTCCGGAGATTCAGGATCTGAGGCAACTCGAGGACGCCACGTTCCAACTGCGCGCCCGGAACGGCTCGAAGACCATCACCGATCTCCTGGACCTGTCCCTGCGGTCGGGCGTGGAACTGGCATCCATCGCGGTCAAACCGACGACGCTGGACGACGTCTTCGTCCACTTCACAGGGCACGTGATCGCCGACAAGGGCCAGGGCGCTTCCCACGGGCGCCGGAAGGAGGGCCCATGA
- a CDS encoding class I SAM-dependent methyltransferase: protein MAFANAYDDETRAASYAELAFPGTYHLAFRDLPGLLGMPNGRALDFGCGAGRSTRFLQRLGFAVEGVDISEAMLAEARSRDPEGSYHRVPDGDLSLLADGRYATILSAFTFDNVRPEAKGALIGHLARLLEPGGRLLNLVSSEELYRMEWASFSTAPFQGNQRPLPGDEVFTVMKDVADARPVADIFCPERDYLALYRAAGLVRLQAHRPLGRPDEPFEWISELTTAPWRIDVLERPAASSRPAALGRVWGSRFGPC, encoded by the coding sequence ATGGCCTTCGCCAACGCCTACGACGACGAAACTCGGGCCGCCTCTTATGCCGAGCTGGCCTTTCCCGGCACCTACCACCTGGCCTTCCGCGACCTGCCCGGCCTGCTGGGCATGCCGAACGGACGGGCCCTGGATTTCGGGTGCGGGGCAGGGCGCTCCACCCGTTTCCTTCAGCGACTCGGCTTTGCGGTCGAAGGCGTCGACATCTCCGAGGCCATGCTGGCCGAGGCCCGGAGTCGGGATCCAGAGGGAAGCTACCACCGCGTGCCGGACGGCGACCTCTCTCTGCTAGCGGACGGGCGCTACGCCACGATCCTCTCGGCCTTCACCTTCGACAACGTCAGACCGGAAGCGAAAGGTGCGCTGATCGGTCACCTGGCGCGGTTGCTGGAGCCTGGAGGCCGATTGTTGAACCTCGTGAGTTCCGAGGAGCTCTACCGGATGGAGTGGGCTTCCTTCTCGACGGCGCCTTTCCAAGGGAATCAGCGTCCCTTGCCGGGCGATGAGGTCTTCACCGTGATGAAGGATGTGGCGGATGCCCGCCCGGTGGCTGACATCTTCTGTCCAGAGCGGGACTATCTCGCCCTTTACCGTGCCGCGGGCTTGGTCCGGCTCCAAGCCCACCGGCCCCTGGGCCGCCCTGACGAGCCTTTCGAATGGATCAGCGAGTTGACGACGGCCCCCTGGCGCATCGACGTGCTGGAGCGCCCAGCGGCATCGTCTCGCCCGGCCGCCCTGGGCCGGGTCTGGGGCTCCCGGTTTGGGCCGTGTTGA
- a CDS encoding GNAT family N-acetyltransferase, translating into MDRCDLSFDPARFQFDRIHALLSHSYWTPGLGRERVERAFAHSLAIGAFHGTEQVGCARLVTDRTSFGYLADVMVHEAHRSRGLGRAMTRALLDHPEVRTLRRILLVTRDAHGLYAACGFEPLEDPAAFMQIHRPFQG; encoded by the coding sequence ATGGACCGATGCGACCTCTCCTTCGATCCCGCGCGGTTCCAGTTCGACCGGATCCACGCCCTGCTCAGCCACTCGTACTGGACCCCGGGCCTCGGGCGCGAGCGGGTGGAGCGGGCCTTCGCCCACAGCTTGGCCATCGGCGCCTTTCACGGCACCGAACAGGTGGGCTGCGCTCGTCTGGTGACGGACCGCACCAGCTTCGGCTACCTCGCCGACGTCATGGTCCATGAGGCTCACCGCAGCCGGGGCCTGGGCCGCGCCATGACGCGGGCCCTTCTGGACCATCCGGAGGTCCGTACCCTCCGCCGCATCCTCCTGGTCACTCGGGACGCCCACGGCCTCTACGCCGCTTGCGGGTTTGAGCCCCTGGAGGATCCGGCCGCCTTCATGCAGATCCATCGCCCCTTTCAGGGCTAA
- a CDS encoding aminoacyl-histidine dipeptidase, protein MDALLETLEPKTIWSYFLALSKIPRGSKQEQAAAQWVLDQAKGLGLDAEQDAIGNVIVRKPATAGREQAPVTVLQAHVDMVCEKNEGTVHDFLKDPIQVVRDGDVLRAKGTTLGADNGIGVAAALAVMAAKDIAHGPLEFLITIDEETGLTGAGNLQPGLLKGRYFLNLDSEEEGDLTIGCAGGMDTVATRRLRQVAPAPGSKPFRVKVLGLKGGHSGMEIHQGRGNALRILGQILFRIVPAFDLQVASFAGGNKRNAIPREASATVFMAPQREAALRAALATLQKEIQDELGAFDPGLTLDLSPASEAPAQAFAVEDAEAVADFLFGMVHGVVAMSPDIPGLVQSSTNLAMIATHGDEVEVSLSHRSSVESAKFAIADRVQALCRLAGFAVKRGDGYPGWKPEPNASLVKVVTGVHEKAFGKPMAIKAIHAGLECGLIGEKYPAMEMVSFGPNMWDVHTPDEHVSIPSVGNFWKLLVAVLEAV, encoded by the coding sequence GTGGACGCCCTGCTCGAAACCCTCGAACCCAAGACGATCTGGTCCTATTTCCTCGCCCTGTCGAAGATCCCGCGCGGATCCAAGCAGGAGCAGGCGGCGGCGCAGTGGGTGCTGGACCAGGCGAAGGGCCTGGGGCTCGATGCGGAGCAGGACGCCATCGGGAACGTCATCGTCCGCAAGCCGGCTACGGCGGGCCGCGAGCAGGCGCCCGTCACGGTCCTCCAGGCCCATGTGGACATGGTCTGCGAGAAAAACGAGGGTACCGTCCACGACTTCCTGAAGGACCCCATCCAGGTGGTGCGCGACGGCGACGTGCTGCGGGCCAAGGGCACCACCCTCGGCGCCGACAACGGCATCGGCGTGGCCGCGGCCCTGGCGGTGATGGCCGCCAAGGACATCGCCCACGGCCCCCTGGAATTCCTGATCACCATCGACGAGGAGACGGGCCTCACCGGCGCCGGCAACCTCCAGCCGGGCCTTCTCAAGGGCCGCTATTTCCTGAACCTCGACAGCGAGGAGGAGGGCGACCTCACCATCGGCTGCGCGGGCGGGATGGACACTGTCGCCACCCGCCGGCTGCGTCAGGTGGCGCCCGCGCCGGGCTCCAAGCCCTTCCGCGTGAAGGTGCTCGGGCTCAAGGGCGGGCACTCCGGCATGGAGATCCACCAGGGCCGGGGCAACGCGCTGCGCATCCTGGGCCAGATCCTGTTCCGCATCGTGCCCGCCTTCGATCTCCAGGTCGCCTCCTTCGCCGGCGGAAACAAGCGGAACGCCATCCCCCGCGAAGCTTCCGCCACGGTCTTCATGGCCCCCCAGCGGGAAGCCGCGCTCCGCGCCGCGCTGGCCACCCTCCAGAAGGAGATCCAGGACGAACTGGGCGCGTTCGATCCGGGCCTGACCCTCGACCTGAGCCCCGCCTCCGAGGCTCCCGCCCAGGCCTTCGCCGTCGAAGACGCGGAAGCCGTCGCCGACTTCCTCTTCGGGATGGTCCACGGCGTGGTCGCCATGAGCCCCGACATCCCCGGCCTGGTGCAGAGCTCCACCAACCTGGCCATGATCGCCACCCATGGCGACGAGGTCGAAGTCAGCCTGAGCCACCGCTCCTCCGTCGAAAGCGCCAAGTTCGCCATCGCGGACCGCGTCCAGGCCCTCTGCCGCCTCGCAGGCTTCGCCGTCAAGCGCGGCGACGGCTACCCCGGCTGGAAGCCCGAGCCCAATGCCTCGCTGGTGAAGGTGGTCACGGGGGTCCACGAGAAAGCCTTCGGCAAGCCCATGGCGATCAAGGCCATCCACGCCGGACTGGAATGCGGCCTCATCGGCGAGAAGTATCCCGCCATGGAGATGGTGTCCTTCGGCCCCAACATGTGGGACGTCCACACCCCCGACGAGCACGTCAGCATCCCCTCCGTCGGCAACTTCTGGAAGCTGCTGGTGGCCGTCCTCGAAGCCGTGTAG
- a CDS encoding GntR family transcriptional regulator gives MLDPESRMPLYHQVENHLREAIRRGRWKVGEAIPPERILIEQYGVSRITIRQALTNLVAAGWLVRKHGRGTFVAGEEDRPITESLASLTGHIEELQGRGLDPRIEVLALETRTMDDDVAEALQRRPGSEGWYVHRLVSVDDLPLMLSTVWLPCDLGIGLTRALAKAEGMIPLLIRHGLMPRFGRQRIGAMKAGSQEARLLGIRSGEAVLRVSRILHGEDSQPLVWFRTLYRADRYEYDIELRRMGARP, from the coding sequence ATGCTGGATCCCGAGAGCCGCATGCCGCTGTACCACCAGGTGGAAAACCACCTGCGCGAGGCGATCCGGCGCGGGCGGTGGAAGGTCGGCGAGGCCATCCCCCCGGAGCGGATCCTGATCGAGCAGTACGGCGTCAGCCGGATCACGATCCGCCAAGCCCTGACGAATCTAGTCGCGGCGGGCTGGCTCGTCCGGAAGCACGGGCGGGGCACCTTCGTGGCGGGCGAGGAGGACCGGCCCATCACCGAATCCCTGGCCAGCCTGACCGGGCACATCGAGGAGCTGCAGGGGCGGGGGCTGGATCCCCGGATCGAGGTGCTGGCGTTGGAAACCCGGACCATGGACGACGATGTCGCGGAGGCGCTGCAGCGGCGTCCGGGCTCCGAGGGGTGGTACGTGCATCGGCTCGTCTCCGTGGACGACCTGCCGCTCATGCTCTCGACCGTCTGGCTCCCCTGCGACCTCGGGATCGGGCTGACCAGGGCCCTCGCGAAAGCCGAGGGGATGATCCCGCTGCTGATCCGCCACGGCCTCATGCCCCGCTTCGGCCGGCAGAGGATCGGGGCCATGAAGGCCGGGTCCCAGGAGGCCCGTCTCCTGGGCATCCGCAGCGGAGAGGCCGTCCTGCGGGTGAGCCGCATCCTGCACGGGGAGGATTCCCAGCCGCTGGTGTGGTTCCGGACGCTGTATCGCGCGGATCGCTACGAGTACGACATCGAACTGAGACGAATGGGAGCGAGACCATGA
- a CDS encoding MBL fold metallo-hydrolase has protein sequence MRFIFEQLRLGGDRNFGYLLGDREAGEGLLVDPSFDPEAAVGRAEAQGLRIRGILNTHGHADHSSGNAAARALTGAPVMGGPGHPGAVDVLLRGGERIAFGAFGLKVWHVPGHCADHLAFLVEEENAGLTGDLLFVGKVGGTASDADARTEWDSLQRLLREWPPETTVWPGHDYGARPSSTLAWERRCNPFLQCADAAAFIRLKAEWPTFKARHGLR, from the coding sequence ATGCGGTTCATCTTCGAGCAGCTGCGGCTGGGGGGCGATCGCAACTTCGGCTACCTGCTGGGGGACCGGGAGGCGGGAGAGGGCCTGCTGGTGGATCCGTCCTTCGATCCCGAGGCCGCCGTGGGACGGGCGGAGGCGCAGGGGCTGCGGATCCGGGGGATCCTCAACACGCACGGCCATGCGGATCACTCGAGCGGCAACGCGGCGGCCCGGGCGCTCACCGGGGCGCCGGTGATGGGCGGACCCGGACATCCCGGCGCCGTGGACGTCCTCTTGCGCGGCGGCGAGCGGATCGCGTTCGGCGCCTTCGGACTGAAGGTCTGGCACGTCCCGGGGCACTGCGCGGATCACCTGGCGTTCCTGGTAGAAGAAGAGAATGCCGGGCTGACCGGTGACCTCCTCTTCGTGGGCAAGGTCGGAGGCACCGCCAGCGATGCCGACGCCCGCACGGAGTGGGACAGCCTCCAGCGCCTGCTGCGGGAGTGGCCGCCGGAAACCACCGTGTGGCCCGGCCACGACTACGGCGCCCGGCCCAGCTCCACCCTGGCCTGGGAGCGGCGCTGCAACCCCTTCCTCCAGTGCGCGGACGCGGCGGCCTTCATCCGCCTAAAAGCCGAGTGGCCGACTTTCAAAGCCCGGCACGGTCTCCGCTGA
- a CDS encoding TetR/AcrR family transcriptional regulator, with product MRPRDQAKIEKIRRCALELLVLEGFDGFSMQKLAKAAGVSPATLYIYFKDKEDLIFQLWQEQVTAWSELQLAGFVPEAPFEAELWRQWNNRVLFFQQHPLEWQFVQQVRHSPLHEKHMGRMPAALAEIAMTYVLEAIKRGELTDFGLGPSVHENFPRDLYWSLAYGPLYSMLRWVPDRSKPLHESPAQVDGLLIEKAFACVIKGLRP from the coding sequence ATGCGCCCCAGAGACCAAGCCAAAATCGAGAAGATCCGCCGGTGCGCGCTTGAGCTGCTCGTACTCGAGGGCTTCGACGGGTTTTCGATGCAGAAGCTGGCCAAGGCCGCGGGGGTGTCTCCCGCCACGCTCTACATCTACTTCAAGGACAAAGAGGACCTGATCTTCCAGCTCTGGCAGGAGCAGGTCACGGCGTGGAGCGAACTCCAGCTGGCGGGCTTCGTTCCGGAGGCGCCGTTCGAAGCGGAACTCTGGCGGCAGTGGAACAACCGAGTCCTCTTTTTCCAGCAGCACCCTCTGGAATGGCAGTTCGTCCAGCAGGTGAGGCACTCGCCGCTTCACGAGAAGCACATGGGCCGGATGCCCGCGGCCCTGGCTGAAATCGCGATGACCTACGTCCTGGAAGCCATCAAGCGGGGGGAACTGACCGATTTCGGCCTGGGCCCGTCCGTCCACGAGAACTTCCCCCGGGACCTCTACTGGTCGCTCGCCTACGGGCCCCTCTATTCCATGCTGAGGTGGGTGCCGGACCGGTCGAAGCCCCTGCATGAAAGTCCCGCGCAGGTCGATGGCCTCCTCATTGAGAAGGCGTTCGCCTGCGTCATCAAGGGGCTTCGTCCCTAA
- a CDS encoding DUF1634 domain-containing protein, whose product MSDSANAATPHMMIELILARCLRIGSIVAAALLALGLGVMAATGAPVGKSLMTAGLIALLLTPVLRVLVAAIVFVKEKDWLYVAFCLVVLCSLAAGVKFGLVE is encoded by the coding sequence ATGAGCGATTCTGCAAACGCCGCTACCCCTCACATGATGATCGAGCTGATCCTGGCCCGGTGCCTGCGTATCGGTTCCATCGTCGCCGCGGCGCTGCTGGCGCTGGGTCTCGGCGTGATGGCGGCCACCGGCGCCCCCGTCGGGAAGAGCCTGATGACGGCGGGGCTGATCGCCCTGCTCCTGACGCCGGTCCTGCGCGTCCTCGTCGCCGCCATCGTCTTCGTGAAGGAGAAGGACTGGCTGTACGTCGCCTTCTGCCTGGTCGTCCTGTGCTCCCTCGCCGCCGGCGTGAAGTTCGGGCTGGTGGAATAG